The sequence below is a genomic window from Lolium perenne isolate Kyuss_39 chromosome 4, Kyuss_2.0, whole genome shotgun sequence.
ACACCGTTCTTTAACTTGATGGCAGGAGGTAGAAATAGCGGCTGCAGCAGAAAAGCTTGCAGAGTGCCAGGAGACCGTGTTGATTCTTGGTCGCCAACTGCAAGCCATGCGTCCTCCAGCAGAGTCGATAGGTTCCTCGCAAACCCGGCAACAAATAGAAGACTTCTTGCAGGAAGTTGCAGTAACAACCGAAGGCGAGCGCATACCCAGAAACCATCAGGTCAGCTTGTTGGATATCATGAAATGCTCGAGTCAGCGAAAGTATCTCCCCTCAACGGATACAAGACACACATGACCCTTTCTGATGTGGAGGAAAGTAATTTCGTCTCAACAAACTTcttttttaaacataaggcctaagctcagctttaaattaataaagccagaaCGGCCGATTACAAGGATGCTGAGAACAGCTCCAAGCGCCCAAAGCACAGATCGATATCTTCATCCTCTTCTTTATTGCTAACCAAAACCGGGGCTTCAGCCGATTCTTTACCAAGGGCAAAGAGTGAACATTAGCTGACCTTGCAAGATTCTGTGTTGGCTTGTTGAGTCTTATCAATGCACGTCACAAGTTTCTATAGAGCTGCTCGGCGAGCCTGCTTGTGTATTATTTGAGGTGGTGCCTTGAGTGGTTGCAGTCGAGCGGTTATGACCAGGTTGTGTGTGAGTGTTAGCAGTCACTCGGTATGTTTCTCTAGATTTTTCTGGCTTGCTGTTTGTCCGAAACATCACTGTAAATGTGTCTTGTTCTCTTGTGAAGCTACCTACACTGTAAATGTGCCTCAAACTGGCTTGGTGTACAGCTGAGTTAACATGCATTACTTTAGAGGCTATTGTTGTGTTTATCTATTCATCAATGTGAAGACGTTTATGCCAGTTTACATCGTTACTTTTGGAAAACAGTCTTCAGCGGAGGCACAAACCAAGGAAGGTCTTACCAGTTTACAGTCCTGCTAATGTTGGCAGCAAAAGTAGCGGCATCATTGGAACCAAAATAGAGGTGACCAGAGTACAGCAGATAATTCTGCAAGCCTGTCGTATCTTTCAGCGTTGATGAGTGATGAGCAGGATTTCAGTTCTCTGAAAGACTGAAACAAACAAACGCAATGGCATTCGAGTACAACTGCAAGAACCAAAGCACGAAAATCAGTTAACCAAATATAAGAAATACAGCATTGAAACAAATCAAGGCACAAACTGAATCTAGATTGATATGGGCGGGCAGGGACAGGCATGGATATTATCGAAGACACCAAGCAATCTAACAGTCGCcatgttttgtttttttttgcgGGTCAGTCGCCATGCATTCTTCAGTGAATGACTCATAAATCGTAATATCACTTCTCTGAATCAACTTCATATAGACAGGTAAAAGAACAAGAACGAGGAAGCAATCAGCTAACAAACATACAATACGTCTGCAGTCGAAAGGCGGGCATAAGCTGGCACTAGATTGATAAACCATGACAAATCTTGAAACATGATAACAGGATTTTTACTTCACCGCAACAGGGGATTCCATTACATCAGGCACAACATCTGACACCAACACGATACAGGTACTGTCCCTAAACAAGACCCACAGAGGCAAGCCTAGCCGCCGAAGCCGTAGAGGGTGCGGCCCTGGCGCTTGAGCGCGTAGACAACGTCCATGGCGGTGACGGTCTTGCGGCGGGCGTGCTCGGTGTAGGTGACGGCgtcgcggatgacgttctcgaggaaGATCTTGAGCACGCCGCGGGTCTCCTCGTAGATGAGCCCGGAGATGCGCTTGACGCCGCCACGGCGAGCAAGGCGCCGGATCGCCGGCTTGGTGATGCCCTGGATGTTGTCGCGCAGCACCTTCCGGTGGCGCTTGGCGCCGCCCTTGCCGAGCCCCTTGCCGCCCTTGCCGCGCCCAGACATCTCCGCCGCTCGCTGTCTTCCTTTCTCGGGAGACGAAGGAGGAATTGGGGATTTTTGTTCTGGCTCGCTTCGAATTGGATGAGTTGGGAGGAGAGGAGTGGGTGGGATTATATAGAGCTGGAGGGGGATGCAGGAATCGTTGGATTGGGGAGCGATCCGCGTGAGGGGCGAATGGAGTGGCCTAGACCGTTGGATATGGAAGGGTTGGTTCCTATTGGTGGAGAGGGGGCGGCGCGGATCGGCGCGGTTGCGAATTGGAAGTGTAGCGCGCGGGGAAAGTGGAAAAAGGCGAAAAGAGCTGGGCGGGATTTCTGAGCTTCTGGTGGGAGATGGAAATTTTCGTTCGTGGGAGGGAAATCCTGAATGCTTGACTTGGCAGAagtcagttcaaaaaaaaaaaaaaaaaagacttgGCAGAAGTATGATGACGTCGGCTTCCATGCCTTCATCCTTGCGGCTTCG
It includes:
- the LOC127296402 gene encoding histone H4, translating into MSGRGKGGKGLGKGGAKRHRKVLRDNIQGITKPAIRRLARRGGVKRISGLIYEETRGVLKIFLENVIRDAVTYTEHARRKTVTAMDVVYALKRQGRTLYGFGG